One part of the Corynebacterium aurimucosum ATCC 700975 genome encodes these proteins:
- a CDS encoding pyocin knob domain-containing protein: MALKRISQPLTELGSSEHLDNLTTTGVYHQALSRNAEVNNGYPEAQAGLLEVISPSGVQMVYQRYTIYNSRGMYFRGFYGSSWGPWKKVLTE; encoded by the coding sequence GTGGCGCTTAAGCGCATCAGTCAGCCGCTAACCGAGCTAGGGAGCAGCGAACACCTGGACAACCTCACTACCACCGGCGTGTATCACCAAGCTCTGTCAAGAAACGCAGAGGTAAATAATGGCTACCCGGAGGCACAAGCTGGCCTACTCGAAGTCATCTCCCCGTCAGGCGTACAGATGGTGTACCAGCGCTACACCATCTATAACTCCCGCGGCATGTACTTCCGAGGCTTCTACGGCTCCTCATGGGGGCCGTGGAAGAAAGTCCTAACCGAATAG